In Mangifera indica cultivar Alphonso chromosome 1, CATAS_Mindica_2.1, whole genome shotgun sequence, a single genomic region encodes these proteins:
- the LOC123227607 gene encoding pyruvate kinase 1, cytosolic-like: protein MHSSHLLLEEPIRMASILEPSKASFFPAMTKIVGTLGPKSRSVDVISGCLKAGMSVARFDFSWGNAEYHQETLENLKAAVKSTKKLCAVMLDTVGPEMQVINKNEYAISLKAEASVVLTPDQGQEASSEVLPINFEGLSKAVKKGDTIFIGQYLFTGSETTSVWMEVSEVKGDDVVCVIKNSATLAGSLFTLHASQIHIELPTLSNKDKEVISSWGVQNKIDFLSLSYTRHAEDVRQAREYLSKLGDLCQTQIFAKIENVEGLTHFDEILQEADGIILSRGNLGIDLPPEKVFLFQKAALYKCNMAGKPAVVTRVVDSMTDNLRPTRAEATDVANAVLDGSDAILLGAETLRGLYPVETISTVGKICAEAEKVFNQDLYFKKTVKFVGEPMTHLESIASSAVRAAIKVKASVIICFTSSGRAARLIAKYRPTMPVLSVVIPRLKTNQLKWSFSGAFEARQSLIVRGLFPMLADPRHPAESTSATNESVLKVALDHGKASGVIKSHDRVVVCQKVGDASVVKIIELED from the exons ATGCATTCAAGCCACTTGCTTCTCGAAGAGCCGATTCGGATGGCTTCCATCTTGGAGCCATCCAAGGCC agTTTCTTCCCCGCAATGACGAAGATTGTGGGAACACTTGGCCCTAAATCTCGATCTGTTGATGTTATATCCGGCTGCCTCAAAGCAGGAATGTCCG TGGCTAGGTTTGACTTCTCATGGGGTAATGCTGAGTACCATCAAGAGACTTTAGAGAATCTCAAGGCTGCTGTCAAGAGCACTAAGAAGCTTTGTGCT GTTATGCTGGATACCGTGGGTCCGGAGATGCAAGTTATTAATAAGAATGAGTATGCTATTTCACTTAAGGCTGAAGCTTCTGTTGTTCTCACTCCTGATCAAGGACAAGAAGCCTCTTCAGAAGTGTTGCCCATCAATTTCGAAGGACTTTCGaag GCAGTTAAGAAGGGAGACACCATTTTTATTGGTCAATACTTGTTCACTGGAAGTGAGACTACCTCTGTGTGGATGGAG GTTTCTGAAGTGAAAGGGGATGATGTAGTTTGTGTGATAAAGAACTCTGCAACTTTGGCTGGTTCATTATTCACTTTGCATGCCTCTCAAATTCATATTGAATTGCCAACCCTTTCTAATAAAGACAAGGAG GTAATTAGCTCTTGGGgagttcaaaacaaaattgactTCCTCTCCTTGTCATATACACGCCATGCAGAAGATGTGCGCCAG GCTAGGGAGTATCTTTCCAAGTTAGGTGACCTgtgtcaaactcaaatttttgcAAAGATTGAAAATGTAGAG GGTTTGACTCATTTTGATGAGATCCTTCAAGAAGCAGATGGTATTATTCTTTCCCGTGGAAATTTGGGTATAGATCTCCCACCCGAGAAG GTGTTCTTATTTCAAAAAGCTGCTCTTTACAAGTGTAACATGGCTGGAAAGCCTGCTGTTGTTACTCGTGTTGTGGACAGTATGACTGACAACCTAAGGCCTACCCGTGCAGAGGCCACTGATGTTGCAAATGCTGTATTGGATG GGAGTGATGCAATTCTTCTTGGTGCTGAGACTCTACGTGGCTTGTACCCTGTTGAAACGATTTCAACTGTTGGTAAAATCTGTGCTGAg GCAGAGAAGGTTTTCAATCAAGACTTATATTTTAAGAAGACAGTCAAATTTGTTGGAGAGCCAATGACTCACTTAGAATCTATTGCTTCCTCAGCG GTAAGGGCAGCCATCAAGGTCAAGGCATCTGTTATTATATGCTTCACTTCATCAGGAAGAGCTGCGAG GTTGATTGCCAAGTATAGGCCAACAATGCCAGTTCTATCAGTTGTTATTCCTAGGCTTAAAACAAATCAACTGAAATGGAGCTTTAGCGGAGCCTTTGAG GCAAGGCAATCTCTCATTGTGAGAGGCCTCTTCCCCATGCTTGCTGATCCACGACATCCA GCTGAGTCCACAAGTGCAACAAATGAGTCAGTCTTAAAGGTTGCTCTTGATCATGGAAAGGCTTCAGGAGTTATAAAATCGCATGACCGAGTTGTTGTTTGCCAGAAAGTCGGGGATGCATCTGTCGTTAAGATTATCGAGCTTGAAGATTAA
- the LOC123227404 gene encoding uncharacterized protein LOC123227404, producing MASCDDDFPLLGDDHHHQIYQQQQQIERSPYTSQRFEPGHPSQPQRISENIGVRCGDKEEEEEEENVIDSAFNSGANSNHNSQIAASRTVEKRKDREDVSNGDVSNLSSPYSSKKSKQYQNEYRKDREEWSDAAIACLLDAYLDKFMQLNRGNLRGRDWEEVAATVSERCEKHSKSVEQCKNKVDNLKKRYKLERHRMNNGGISTSHWPWFKRMEQIVGNSVPVKNVADEDKGSVSSISNSVRQSKRYIAATPSTTVPINNVKPKPSPKWRRVVFKISGAALSGADHNNIDSKVAILIAEEVSAACRLGIEVAIVVGGRNFFCGNTWVDEMGSDRSTAYQIGMMASVMNSILLQSALEKMGVQTRVQSAFPVQEITEPYNRQRAIRHLEKGKVVIFGGIGAGIGNPLFSTDTAAALRATEINAEAVVKGTNFDGYDFCSGDSNASFKHISFRELESRGVIPMDSMALSFCEDNGIPVVIFNLLEPGNILKAISGDQVGTYIDIPGKIA from the exons ATGGCCTCTTGTGACGACGATTTTCCACTTCTCGGTGACGACCACCACCACCAGATCtaccaacaacaacaacaaatagAACGATCGCCCTACACGTCTCAACGTTTCGAGCCTGGACACCCGTCGCAGCCTCAACGGATCTCCGAGAACATCGGCGTGCGATGTggagacaaagaagaagaagaagaagaagaaaacgtTATTGATTCGGCTTTCAATTCTGGTGCCAACAGCAATCATAATTCTCAAATTGCGGCTTCACGGACGGTGGAGAAAAGGAAAGATCGGGAAGATGTCAGCAATGGAGACGTTAGTAATCTCAGTAGCCCGTACAGTTCGAAGAAGTCGAAGCAGTATCAGAACGAGTACAGGAAGGATCGGGAGGAGTGGAGCGACGCGGCGATCGCGTGTCTTCTGGATGCGTATTTGGACAAGTTTATGCAGCTGAATAGGGGGAATCTGAGAGGAAGGGACTGGGAGGAGGTGGCAGCGACGGTGAGTGAGCGGTGCGAGAAGCACAGCAAGAGTGTGGAGCAGTGTAAGAACAAGGTTGATAATTTGAAGAAAAGGTATAAGTTGGAGCGGCACAGAATGAATAATGGTGGAATTTCGACCAGTCATTGGCCGTGGTTTAAGAGGATGGAACAAATTGTTGGAAATTCAGTTCCTGTTAAGAATGTGGCTGATGAAGATAAAGGGAGTGTCTCTTCCATTTCTAATTCGGTTAGGCAATCCAAGAG aTACATTGCAGCCACGCCAAGCACAACAGTTCCTATAAATAATGTGAAGCCCAAGCCAAGCCCTAAATGGCGGAGAGTAGTCTTCAAAATTAGTGGTGCTGCTCTTTCTGGTGCTGACCATAACAACATTGACTCAAAG GTGGCTATACTGATTGCGGAAGAAGTTTCAGCTGCTTGCCGCTTGGGAATAGAG GTTGCAATTGTTGTTGGAGGTCGTAATTTCTTTTGCGGAAATACATGGGTAGATGAAATGGGTTCAGATAGAAGTACTGCTTACCAAATTGG AATGATGGCAAGTGTGATGAATTCTATATTGCTCCAGTCTGCCTTAGAGAAGATGGGTGTTCAGACACGTGTGCAAAGTGCTTTTCCAGTGCAGGAGATTACTGAACCTTACAATAGGCAACGAGCTATTCGACACCTTGAGAAAGGGAAAGTTGTAATATTTGGTGGCATTGGTGCTGGGATTGGAAATCCACTCTTTTCCACGGACACAGCTGCGGCTCTTAGAGCTACAGAGA TTAATGCTGAGGCTGTCGTCAAAGGTACCAATTTTGATGGATATGACTTCTGCTCCGGGGACAGCAATGCTTCTTTTAAGCACATCTCTTTCAGGGAGTTGGAGTCTAGAGGTGTAATACCAATGGATTCAATGGCACTCTCATTCTGTGAGGACAATGGCATACCTG tTGTGATCTTTAATCTTCTAGAGCCTGGAAACATCCTCAAAGCTATAAGTGGAGACCAAGTTGGTACATATATTGATATACCTGGAAAGATTGCCTAA
- the LOC123212069 gene encoding leucine-rich repeat receptor-like protein kinase PXC1 codes for MGKRKAKHSYDIFKTLSSLFPLALSDFQKMNLLKSFLFLFSLTLSLFSLSLSSSLPNDTNALTLFRLQADTHGTLLSNWTGDDACASAWRGVICSLKANRVVALSLSSLSLRGPITYLSLLDQLRFLDLHDNRLNGTILPLTNCTDLKLVYLSGNDFSAEIPPEISALKRIMRLDLSNNNIRGPIPIEVTNLTELLTLRLQNNELTGRIPDLSASLLNLKELNLSNNELYGRLPDGLLKKFGQRSFIGNEGLCGSSPLPVCSFTADTSPPDVASTETVPSNPSSMPQTPKLGEDKKKPRKGFSTGAIVAIVLGNCVALLVVTSFVVAYCCRKDRTNSSEKQRRKSGSSYGSEKRVYANGGNDSDGTNATDRSKLVFYERKNQFELEDLLRASAEMLGKGSLGTVYKAVLDDGSVVAVKRLKDANPCARKDFEQYMDVIGKLKHPNVVKLRAYYYAKEEKLLVYDYLPNGSLHSLLHGNRGPGRIPLDWTTRISLVLGAARGLARIHQEYGAAKIPHGNVKSSNVLLDKNGVACISDFGLSLLLNPAHAIAKLGGYRAPEQLEVKRLSQKSDVYSFGVLLLEVLTGKAPSQYPSPMHPRLDEEEQAVDLPKWVRSVVKEEWTAEVFDQELLRYKNIEEELVSMLHVGLACVVPLPEKRPTMTEVAKMIEDIRVEQSPLGEEYDESRNSLSPSLATTEDGLA; via the exons atgggaaaaagaaaagcaaagcaCTCTTACGATATTTTTAAAACACTTTCTTCACTCTTCCCGCTTGCACTCTCTGATTTTCAGAAGATGAACCTCCTCaaatcttttctctttcttttctctctaaCTCTCTCTCTGTTCTCactttctttatcttcttctcttCCAAATGACACTAATGCCCTCACATTGTTTCGCCTCCAGGCCGATACCCACGGCACCCTTCTCTCCAACTGGACCGGCGACGATGCTTGCGCCTCCGCCTGGCGCGGGGTCATTTGCTCCTTAAAAGCCAACCGTGTCGTTGCACTCTCTCTTTCTTCGCTTTCACTGCGTGGGCCCATCACTTATCTCTCTCTTCTAGACCAGCTACGGTTTCTAGACCTCCACGACAACCGCTTAAATGGGACCATTTTGCCGCTCACGAACTGCACCGACTTGAAACTCGTTTATCTATCCGGGAACGATTTCTCGGCCGAGATTCCGCCCGAAATATCGGCTCTCAAGCGAATTATGCGCTTAGATTTGTCCAATAACAACATCCGCGGCCCAATTCCCATAGAAGTAACAAACTTGACTGAGCTTCTGACTCTCAGGCTACAGAACAATGAACTCACCGGCCGCATTCCCGATTTATCGGCTTCTCTTCTCAACTTAAAAGAGCTCAACTTGTCTAACAACGAACTTTACGGTCGGTTACCGGATGGTCTGCTAAAGAAGTTCGGTCAACGAAGCTTTATCGGAAATGAAGGACTATGTGGGTCCAGTCCGTTACCGGTTTGTTCATTCACAGCTGATACTTCTCCACCGGATGTTGCATCAACCGAAACGGTGCCGTCTAATCCAAGCTCAATGCCACAAACGCCTAAACTCGGTGAAGATAAAAAGAAACCCAGAAAAGGTTTTAGTACCGGGGCTATTGTGGCAATTGTGTTAGGCAATTGCGTGGCTTTGTTAGTGGTAACGTCATTTGTTGTGGCGTATTGTTGCCGTAAAGATCGAACGAATTCAAGTGAGAAACAGAGGAGAAAAAGTGGGAGCAGTTATGGAAGTGAAAAGAGAGTGTACGCAAATGGAGGTAATGACAGTGATGGAACAAATGCAACAGATAGAAGTAAACTTGTGTTTTATGAAAGGAAGAATCAGTTTGAACTGGAAGATCTGTTGAGGGCTTCAGCTGAAATGTTGGGGAAGGGCAGTCTTGGGACTGTTTACAAAGCCGTTCTTGATGATGGAAGTGTTGTGGCTGTGAAGAGATTGAAGGATGCTAACCCTTGTGCAAGAAAAGATTTTGAGCAATATATGGATGTGATTGGGAAGCTTAAGCATCCAAATGTTGTTAAACTTCGAGCTTATTATTATGCCAAAGAGGAGAAACTTCTTGTTTACGATTATCTTCCTAATGGAAGCTTGCATTCACTTCTTCATG GGAACCGGGGACCTGGGAGAATCCCTTTGGATTGGACGACGAGGATCAGTTTGGTTTTGGGAGCAGCCAGAGGATTGGCAAGGATTCATCAAGAGTATGGGGCAGCGAAAATACCACATGGAAATGTTAAGTCTTCTAATGTGTTACTTGACAAGAATGGAGTTGCTTGCATTTCTGATTTTGGGTTGTCATTGCTTTTGAATCCGGCTCATGCCATAGCGAAATTAGGTGGATACAGGGCCCCGGAACAACTTGAAGTAAAGAGGCTCTCTCAAAAGTCTGATGTGTATAGTTTTGGGGTGTTGTTGTTGGAAGTGCTTACAGGGAAAGCTCCATCACAGTACCCTTCACCAATGCATCCTCGCCTCGATGAAGAGGAGCAGGCAGTGGATCTTCCCAAATGGGTGAGATCAGTAGTGAAGGAAGAGTGGACAGCAGAAGTGTTTGATCAAGAACTTTTGAGGTATAAGAACATTGAAGAGGAACTTGTGTCAATGCTTCATGTGGGTTTGGCCTGTGTGGTGCCACTGCCTGAAAAGAGGCCTACAATGACTGAAGTTGCTAAAATGATCGAAGATATCAGGGTGGAGCAATCTCCTCTAGGGGAGGAATACGATGAATCGCGCAATTCACTCTCGCCTTCCCTCGCAACCACAGAAGATGGGCTAGCTTGA
- the LOC123195303 gene encoding uncharacterized protein LOC123195303 isoform X3, with protein sequence MLKSPVENSSDKIRRKFPNARTLRMRKRTVYAWSVAIICFVVLMIVTPAIPQSQEYHDFADQREFFGIPNFLNVVSNFPFLIVGLIGLVLCYHGNYFKLSLQGELWGWTCFFIGVAAVGIGSSYYHLKPNDARLVWDRLPMTIAFTSIIAIFVIERIDEQKGTVSLVPLLLAGVVSILYWRFFDDLRPYALIQFVPCIAIPLMAILLPPMYTHSSYWLWAAVFYLLAKVEEAADKPIYRWTHHVVSGHTLKHLFAAMVPVFLTLMLAKRSIETQRISLLKTWKISWAKYKENGSKVC encoded by the exons ATGTTGAAAAGTCCAGTCGAAAACTCGAGCGACAAAATCAGGAGGAAGTTCCCTAACGCACGCACGTTGAGAATGAGAAAGCGGACCGTTTACGCATGGAGCGTGGCGATCATCTGCTTCGTTGTACTGATGATTGTCACTCCTGCTATCCCTCAGTCTCAAGAATATCACGATTTCGCTGACCAACGCGAGTTCTTTG GTATACCTAATTTTCTAAACGTCGTTTCCAATTTCCCCTTTCTTATTGTTGGTCTCATCGGGCTTGTCCTCTGCTATCATGGCAATTATTTTAAGCTAAG CTTGCAAGGTGAGCTTTGGGGTTGGACATGCTTTTTCATTGGTGTGGCCGCAGTTGGTATTGGATCGTCATACTATCATCTCAAGCCTAATGATGCTCGGCTTGTGTGGGATCGGTTGCCT ATGACTATTGCTTTCACATCAATAATTGCAATCTTTGTCATCGAAAGGATTGATGAGCAGAAGGGAACTGTTTCACTTGTACCTTTACTTTTGGCTGGTGTAGTTAGCATTTTGTATTGGAG GTTTTTTGATGACCTGAGGCCTTATGCTTTGATCCAGTTTGTTCCCTGTATTGCCATCCCTCTGATGGCTATATTGTTGCCTCCAATGTACACACATTCCTCATACTGGCTTTGGGCAGCAG TATTTTATCTGTTAGCTAAGGTAGAAGAGGCAGCAGATAAACCAATATATAGATGGACTCATCATGTTGTCAGTGGGCACACTCTTAAGCATCTTTTTGCTGCAATGGTTCCTGTCTTCTTGACACTCATGCTTGCGAAGAGAAGTATTGAAACCCAAAG
- the LOC123195303 gene encoding uncharacterized protein LOC123195303 isoform X2: protein MLKSPVENSSDKIRRKFPNARTLRMRKRTVYAWSVAIICFVVLMIVTPAIPQSQEYHDFADQREFFGIPNFLNVVSNFPFLIVGLIGLVLCYHGNYFKLSLQGELWGWTCFFIGVAAVGIGSSYYHLKPNDARLVWDRLPMTIAFTSIIAIFVIERIDEQKGTVSLVPLLLAGVVSILYWRFFDDLRPYALIQFVPCIAIPLMAILLPPMYTHSSYWLWAAVFYLLAKVEEAADKPIYRWTHHVVSGHTLKHLFAAMVPVFLTLMLAKRSIETQRISLLKTWKISWAKYKENGSKAVSL from the exons ATGTTGAAAAGTCCAGTCGAAAACTCGAGCGACAAAATCAGGAGGAAGTTCCCTAACGCACGCACGTTGAGAATGAGAAAGCGGACCGTTTACGCATGGAGCGTGGCGATCATCTGCTTCGTTGTACTGATGATTGTCACTCCTGCTATCCCTCAGTCTCAAGAATATCACGATTTCGCTGACCAACGCGAGTTCTTTG GTATACCTAATTTTCTAAACGTCGTTTCCAATTTCCCCTTTCTTATTGTTGGTCTCATCGGGCTTGTCCTCTGCTATCATGGCAATTATTTTAAGCTAAG CTTGCAAGGTGAGCTTTGGGGTTGGACATGCTTTTTCATTGGTGTGGCCGCAGTTGGTATTGGATCGTCATACTATCATCTCAAGCCTAATGATGCTCGGCTTGTGTGGGATCGGTTGCCT ATGACTATTGCTTTCACATCAATAATTGCAATCTTTGTCATCGAAAGGATTGATGAGCAGAAGGGAACTGTTTCACTTGTACCTTTACTTTTGGCTGGTGTAGTTAGCATTTTGTATTGGAG GTTTTTTGATGACCTGAGGCCTTATGCTTTGATCCAGTTTGTTCCCTGTATTGCCATCCCTCTGATGGCTATATTGTTGCCTCCAATGTACACACATTCCTCATACTGGCTTTGGGCAGCAG TATTTTATCTGTTAGCTAAGGTAGAAGAGGCAGCAGATAAACCAATATATAGATGGACTCATCATGTTGTCAGTGGGCACACTCTTAAGCATCTTTTTGCTGCAATGGTTCCTGTCTTCTTGACACTCATGCTTGCGAAGAGAAGTATTGAAACCCAAAG